The genomic DNA ACGCGGCCGCTGGACATGCGGGCGCGAAGCATGTCGAGGCTGGCTTGGATTTCGGGGCGGGACATGTCGCGGGCGATGACAACGATACGCGAACGCCTGTCGTCGCCAGACCAGTTGGACAGTGGCACTGGGCGCTCAAAAATATGCTGAACACCGTGAAAGACGAAGGGTTTTTCCATATCCGTCAGAAAGACGATCCCCTTTACCCGCAGAATGTCAGGGCCTCGGAGTGTGATGAGGGTATCGAGCCAGATATCAAACACCTCGTCCGGGATGGGATCATCCAGAACGATCGAGGCCGATCCGATGCGGGCGTCATGGTGCGCCGATCGCAATGGCGTGGGCGTTGCCGGAGACAGGCCAGATAGGTTCATCAACGGATCGACAGACGGCGCCGGACCCTTGGCCCATGCCATCGCTCTGGCTGGCGCGACATCAGTTCTGTTCCCGGCCAAACCCCAAAGGCGGGCTGCGATGCCCTCACCCCGCACGGCCTTCAGGATCGGTACACCCGGATTCAGATGATGCAGGCGAGCTTTAAACCCCTCGACCTCATCGGGCGACACGAGATCAGTCTTGCTCAGCACGATCAGGTCAGCCATCGCCACCTGCGAGACAGCTTCGAACTGGGCATCCAGCGTGGCAGGGCCGTTGGCGGCGTCAGTAACGGTGATCAACCCATCCATCCGCACGGTCCGCGACAGCACAGTATCGATCACTAGCGTCTGGAGGATCGGCCCCGGGTCGGCCAGACCAGTCGTTTCGATTACCAAGCGGTCAAATGCGATTTCGCCCTTGCTCTTTCTCTCTAACAACCCGGCGATGGTCCGTGACAGGTCGCCCCGGATCGAGCAGCATAAACATCCCGACTGCATCAGCACGACATCTTCGCGTACTGCCTCGATCAGGTCGTGATCCAACCCGGCCTCGCCGAACTCATTCACGATGATGGCGATCCGGCCAGCAGAGCTATCTGCAAGCATGGCATTCAACAAGGTCGTCTTTCCAGCACCAAGGAAGCCAGTCAACAGCGTCGCCGGAAGGCGTGCGTCAGTCATGCCCCGTCCTTTTCGAATGGCGACACGAAATCGGGGAACAGCGACGGCTGATGGGACGCCGCTACGGGTGAGGTGCGGTCGCGCGGCTTGTCATCGCCGCCCCCCACGACCGACCGACTGGCCCGGCGGAATTGCGACGCGGTGCTGAGGTTCACAAATCTTCCTTTGATACCGGCGACGTCCGACATGGCACGAGTTCTCCGTTCCCGGACGCGCATTGCGCCGGGTTGTTTCGCTTTACTTAACTTTCGGTCAGGTCAGGCTGCGCAAGCCCCGCAAAGTCCGTGCACCTCGACCACATGACGCCGAGCATCAAAGCCGGTCGCCGCCGTGATCTGGGTCAGGCGCTCCGTTACCGCGTGATCGGCGTGCTCCTCCACCGCGCCACAGTCGTCACAGATGGCCAGGACCGGCGTGTGATCCGCATGGTCGCATTGGCACGAGACGAAAGCGTTCATCGACTCTAATTTGTGCGCGGCTCCGGTGCCTGTCAGCGCGGACAAAGCGCGATAGATCGTCGGCGGCGCCAGCTTGGTCTCCTTGCCCTTAAGCGCATCCAGAACCTCATAGGCGGACATCGGACGCCCACGATCCCGCAGCACCTTCAGGATATCCCTCTGGCGTTCTTTGCCTTGTTTTCTCATCAAACCTCCTCGCATCGGGCGATTCTTGATACTTTATAACATACTAATGTTATCATGTAACATGACGACTGATGCAAGCGGTCAAAATGTCTGGCTGGCAGAAAACCACCGATTGGTTGACAGGCCAGAGTTGTCGACGAACCATTTGCGCCAGCCTGACGTGGGTTTCTTACGCTGCCAAAGCGCCTTGTCACCCGAACCGCTTCATCTGCCTGTGGGCCACGGCGTCATCCAGTCACAACAGATCAAACAGCGCGCCCGCATGCTGTACCCCACGCGGTAGGCCCAGATCCTGCATCAGCGCGAACACCATCGCCTGATTGGATGTGACCACCGGTTTGCCCAGCGCCGCCTCGACGCGGCCTATCACCTCGACACTGCGCATGTCGGTACAGCTGAGCACGATGGCCTGCGCGTCGGGATGATCGGCGGCCACAGCCAGCGCGTAGACCTCATCCGGCGTCAGCTCTCCCTGTCCGTAATTGCTCAGACTGCGCCCGATATCGTGACAGCGTACTGTCTGGAAACCCGCGCCCGACAGAAACGCCACCGCCTCGGCGTTGATCTGCCCGACATAGGGCGACGCAAACCCCACCCGGGCGACGCCCAGCGCGCCCAGCCCCCGCACCAGCGATTCCGCAGCAGTCAGCGACAACGCCCCCGACCGTCGCTTAATCCGCGCCGCCAGATCGCGGTCAAACGCGCGCCCATGGGTCAGAGTCGCCGACGTACAGCCATAGAGCACCACCGCCGGGCGCACGCCTGAAATCATCGTCAGGTCATGGTCGATATCGGACGCCCCCAGCCCCGCCATCTGGTCACTGTCGGGCACCTTGTCCACGTCATAACCACCCAACCGCTGGAAATGCATCGTACAACCATCGGGGCAGAGCCGCATCATGTCCGGTTCCAGATTGGTGTTGCTGTAAGGCACCAGAACGCCGATTTTTTTCTTGCGACTGTCCATCACACTACGCCCTCCATGAATCGTTCCAGCACATCGCACATGCGCTCCATCGCGTCTGCCCTGCCGACGGTCGCGCGTAGACACTGCGGCAATCCGTAACCCGCCATGCCACGCAACAGCAGACCTGCCGACCGCAGGGCCTGATCCGCTTGCGCCGCCGTGGCGTCGTTCTCAAACGGGATCAGGATAAAGTTTGTATGGCTTTGCGGCACATCCAATCCAATTGCCCGCAACCGCCCAGCCGCGCGCTCGCGCAACGCGGCCGTGTGTGCCACGACGTCCAGCATATGCGCCTGATCACGCACCGCAGCAGCAGCCATTGCCTGTGCTACGCCAGAAATGTTGTTGGGATTCATCAGCTTGCGCATCTCTAACGCCACACCGGGCGGAAACAGCCCCCATCCCACCCGACACCCGGCCAGCCCATACGCTTTCGAAAAGGTACGCAAAACGGCAGTATCGCCGTTCCCCACAAGGTCGAAAACGCTGGCAGGGTCTTGCGGATCAAACTCGGCGTAGGCCTGATCGACGACCAGCAGAATATCACTCCGCAGATTCTTCCGCAGCCGGATCAACTCTGCCCCCGGCAGGCGCGTGCCGGTGGGATTGCCCGGATTGCAGACGAACACGATTTTGGTCGCGGTCGTAACCGCCTCCAGCAACAGCCGTACCGACACGGTATAGTCGGGTTCCGGCACGCTCACGAAACATGCGCCCGCCTGCTGTGCCGCCGTGCGAGCAAAGAGGTAACCATGCGCAGTGCCCAACACCTCGTCACCCTGCGCGGTAAAGGCACGGATCAAGCAACCGATCAGTTCCATCGATCCGGCGCCGCACAGAATGTCACCTGCCGGCAGTTCATGCGCCTCGGCGATCGCCGCGCACAGATCGCCCCAGTCAGGATCAGGATAGAGCGGCGCGTCCCGCAGTGCCGCCTCACCCGCCGCAAGCGCCGTTGGGCTGGGGGCAAAGGCGCTCTCGTTCTGCGCCAGCGACGTTACCGTGGCACCCCCCAGATTTGCCAGCGCGTAGGGCGCCATGGTACGCACATGGTCAACCGCTTGGATCATGCCACGTCTCCATAAACCTTCGCGCCCGCCGGACTGACGATACCGCATGTCAAATCACGCGCCAGCGCCACATCGTCGCGCGCCTGTGGTGGACCAAAGCCGCCGCCCCCCGGTGTCTGGAAAATCAGGCGTTCTCCCGGTGCCACCCGCAATTCGCCCTTGCCCGGAACATCCTCCGCACGCCCGGTGACCTGCACCCGGCCCGGCGCGCCCGGTAAGCCACCCGCGCGCCCCCGCGCCGGGTTCTTCAACCGTTCCAGCGACAGGAACACCAGAAACGGCTGATCAATCGCCGAAGTCATCTCGATGCGTTGGCCCAATCCGCCGCGATATTGCCCCGCGCCACCGCTATCCGCGCGCAACTCGCGCCGCCAGATGATGACCGGTGCCACCGCTTCGGTGATCTCTACCTGACTGCCATAGACACCGGATGGATAGGCCGTGGCCGACAACCCGTCGGCACCGGGCCGCGCACCTGTACCCCCGTTGTGCACCAACTCGACTGCAAAGAGCCGCCCACCAGTTCGTGCCGCCTCGGCCGTGTGCCGCAAGGGCAGGTCGAACATGCATGACGCCCCTTCGGCCGGTACGCGATCCGGGACCGCCTGACAGAGGCAGCCCAGCACCAGATCGGGTGTCATCTGCCCCAAAGTGTGTCGCATCGCCACCGGCGCGGGATGTTGCGCGTTCAGAATACATCCCGGCGGACCACTGACCGTGAAAGGCGCGAGCGATCCTGCATTGTTCGGAATGTCATTTCCGATGATGCAGCGCATCGCAAACACCGCATAGGCCGTGGCGTAGTTAAGCGGCACATTGATCCCCTTGTCCGAACAGTCGGACGTGCCGGTGAAATCCAGATGCAACGCTTCGTCGGTAATGGTCAGCGTTCCATGAAGCTCTATCTCAGCCTCATAGCCATCGACGCACAACATGTTGGTATAGACGCCATTGGGCACTTCGGCGATCGCCGCGATTGTGCCGCGCAGAGACGTGTCGATGATGAAATCCGACAACGCGTCCAGATCATCCAGCCCGAATTCATCCATCATCCCGACCAAGCGCGCCGCACCCGCCTCGCAACACGCGATCAGCGCATAGATGTCGCCCTCATTCGCGATCGGCTCGCGGCTGTTGGCCCGCACGATATCCATCAGCAATGTGTTGATTTCGCCCCCGTCTACCAGCTTGCAGGGTGGGATCAGCAACCCCTCGTCGTAGATGTCCGATCCTTCCGGCCCCATACCCAGCCCCCCAAGGTCCACCAGATGCGACGTGCAGGAGGTAAAGCCGACGACGCGATCCTCCTTGAACGCAGGCATCAACAGCAGAAAATCATTCAGGTGCCCCGACGCCAGCCACGGATCGTTAGTCATGTAGATGTCGCCCGGCTGCATATCCTGCACCGCAAAGCGCGCGCGCAGGGCCATCACCGCTTCGGCCATCGTGTTGATATGGCCCGGCGTCCCGGTCACCGCCTGCGCCATCATCCGCCCGTTCACGTCAAAGATCCCGGCGGAAATATCCCCGCATTCCCTCACAATCGGGCTAAAGGCGGCACGGATCAGGATTTGTCCCTGTTCCTCGACCACGGCCAGAAGCCGGTTCCACATGACTTGCAATCGGGCAGAGGACAGATCGGTCATGCGTCGGCTCCTGCGTGTTGAAGTTCGAGCACCAGATTACCTGCGACATCCACGGTACAGGTGAAATCACGGCTGACCAGCGTCGTCGTCTGCGGTTCGGTGATCAGCGCGGGCCCCGCGATCCGGTCGCCGGGGCGCAGCGCCCTGCGGTCGATCACGGACGCCTGCCGCGGGCTGCCGTTCACATCGCAAATGATTAGCACACGCGCATCGCCAGTGCGGTCGCGCGGGGTGATGGATTGCTGCACATCAGACATCATCTCCGTCGGTGTGCTGACGGACACCGACCAATTCAGGATCTCGATCTGCATACCCGGTACGGGCCGCGAGAACTGCACCCGATAGGCATCCTCGAACGCGTTCTGCAAAGCCGAAATATCGTTCGCAGCCAGCGCCCGGCCCGGCAATGCAATCTCGATCTCGTGCCCCTGCCCGTGATAGCGCATGAACGCTGCGCGCCGCGTTTCCAGCGCGACCTCTGCCGCGCTCAGCCGTACCAGCGCCTCAGCCTCGGCGCACATCATCTCCAAAAGTGTATTTACGCCTGCCACATCGAGGCTCGCCAGCGTTGTGTAACGACTGCGCACGATCTCGAACGACACCGGCGCATAAAGGAACCCAACCGCAGATCCGACACTTGGGTTGGGCGGCACCAATACACGGGTCACCCCGGCACTGCGCGCCACCCGCGTCGCATGCAGCGGGCCGTTGCCACCAAAGGCGATCATCGTCCGTGCACCAAGATCCTTGCCCGACTCAACAGCATGCATCCGGCCCGCGCTCGCCATGCTTTCATCCACGATCCGGCTGACCCCGTCCGCCGCCGCCCCCGCATCCAATCCCAGCAGCCCGCCAATTTCGGACGCTAGCGCCGCCTCAGCCGCATCAACGTCGATCTGAAACTGCCCTTCAGCGAACGTCTCTGGCTGGATATAGCCCAGCACGATATCGGCATCCGTCACCGTCGGACACACCCCACCGTTTCCAAAAGCGACCGGCCCCGGCTCTGATCCGGCGCTTTGTGGACCCACTGTCAACCGGCCCAACCGGTCGACCGCCGCGATCGACCCGCCCCCAGCTCCGATCTCGATCATCTCGATCACCGGGATGCGCACCGGCATGCCGCTGCCCTTGATGAACCGCGCCGCACGCGCGATCTCGAACTGGCGCGAGGTCTGTGGACGTGCGCCGTCGATCAGGCACAGCTTGGCGGTGGTTCCACCCATGTCGAACGACAGCACTTCGTCCAGCCCCGCCGCGGCGGCAACGCGCGCAGCCAATATCGCGCCACCCGCCGGCCCCGATTCCACCAACCGGATGGGAAAGCGCATGGCCGTCTGAATCGTCGTCATGCCGCCACCCGCCGTCATCATCAGGATTGGGCACTCCACGCCACTCTGCGCGAATGTACGGCGAAATCCATTCAGGTATCGGCTCATCAGCGGCTGGATGTAGGCGTTCGCAACCGTCGTGCACAACCGATCAAATTCGCGGGCTTCCGGGCTCACCTCGGAACTCAGCGAAATTGCGAGGTCAGGGAATGCCGCCTGCATCGCGTCGCGCAACGCGATTTCGTGGGCAGGGTTGGCATAGGCATGCATCAGGCAGATCGCCAGCGCCTCGACCCCGGCGGCGCGGACATGCTCGATCACCTCCGATACCGCTGCCGGGTCAAGCGGGATCAGCACATCGCCTGCCGCATCCATCCGTTCCAGAACCGTAAAGCTCAGATCGCGCGGCACCAGCAGGTCAGGCTTTTGCAGCATGATGTCATACTGATCATATCGCCGTTCATAAGCGATCTCCAGAATATCGCGAAACCCTGCCGTTGTAATCGTCGCGACGCGCGCGCCGCGGCGTTCTATCAACGCGTTGGTCGCCAATGTAGTGCCATGTACAAACCCGGTCACCTGCCCAAGGTCGCGCCCCGCATGCCCAAGCGCACGCGCCGCACCAGCCAGCGCCGCCTCGGACGGATCGGTATGGGTCGTCAGGGTTTTGGCCGAAGACAGGATTTCACCCGCATCGCCCATCAAAACGGTGTCGGTAAAAGTGCCACCGATATCAATGGCGAGGCGCAATTGCGAATTGGTCATGGGTCGTATCCGTCAGATGGGACAAAGGGCAGCACACGCGCGCAAGCGCATCATGCCCTATCCCGGCACCACATCGGATTTCAGCGCGCGACGGTCAGTCCGTGCCAGATCAAAACGATTGTCCATACCGCTCAGAGTACCTCACACGCGCCGCGCGTCTGTCGTGTTTCGACATGAGACTGCGCAAAAACGACCGCTCTGAGGGCTGCCGGAGAGTTGCAGAGGCGTCCGCGTTGGCGCAATCAACTGCGGAGCGGGAAAATCTCATGTGCATTCCCATGTGTCCCCACATGATTTCGTGCAAAATATAGGCATCCGCGCGCCGAATCGCAGCGAGGACAGGAAACGCGAAACGCTATAAAGGGACAGATATGATTAAAGAATTCAAAGACTTCATTGCCAAGGGCAACGTCATGGACATGGCCGTCGGCATTATCATCGGCGCAGCCTTTACCGCGATCGTCAGCTCGCTCGTGGCCGATCTGATCAATCCGATCATCGGTCTGTTCATGGGAGGCGTCGATTTTACTGAACTGTTCTTTGTTCTGGGCAGCGGCGAATACGCAACTCTGGCCGAGGCCGAAGAGGCCGGCGCGGCGGTCTTTGCCATCGGGCGGTTCATCATGGCCGTGATCAATTTCCTGATCATCGCCTTTGTCGTGTTCATGCTGGTCAAGGCCGTGAACAGCGTCAAGCGCAAGGAAGAAGAGGCCGCACCAGCCCCCGCACCCGGCCCGTCCGAGCTGGATATCCTGAAAGAAATCCGCGATTCTCTGAAAAAGTAACGCCACGACCATCGTTTCTAAAGGTCCGGGGGAACCTCGGACCTTTTTCATGCGTTGCAGGTGCAACGCGCCGTCGCGTGGCGCAACGATAAAAACTGAAGGGACATAACGAACCAATGGAAGAATTCTTTGAAGAAGCGGCACTGTATGGTCCGCTGGTGATCAATGCCATCAAAGCGCTGATCGTCCTCGTGATCGGCTGGATCGTTGCCGGATTTATCGGGCGTTTTGTCCGTCGGCAGGTCAACAGCCACGAACGCATTGACAATATGCTCGGTAATTTTGCCGCCACGATTGTGACGTGGGTTATCCGCCTGATGGTGCTGATGGCCGTATTGGGCCTGTTCGGGATCGAAGCCACTAGCCTCGTGGCGGTGATGGGCGCCGCGACACTGGCTATCGGGATGGCGCTTCAGGGGACGTTGTCGGATCTGGCAGCGGGGATCATGCTGGTGATTTTTCAGCCTTACAAACAGGGACAATACGTGGATATCGGCGGCACTGGCGGCACCGTGACTGAGGTGACGCTGTTCTTTACGGAGCTGACCACACCCGACAATGTGCAGGTCATCGTCCCCAACGGTCAGGCATGGGGGTCCGTGATCACCAACTATTCTCACCACAAGACACGACGCCTCGATCTGACCTTTGGCATCGACTACGATGATGACGCCGACACCGCGATGCAGATCATTCTGGATCGGGCTCGCGCTGACGGCCGCATTCACACCGACCCCGAACCTTGGGTGCGGGTGACAAACCTCGGGGACAGTTCGGTTGATATCACTGCGCGCCTCTGGTGCGATGCTGCCGAATACTGGGATCTGAAATTCGGACTGACCAAGCAGATCAAAGAGGCGTTTGACAAGGGCGGCATCTCGATCCCCTATCCGCATCAGGTGAATGTGGCCAAAGAGGACTGACGCAGGGCCGACAGACCAAAGACCCGCGAGAGCATCATTGCTCTCGCTGGTTTGCAACTGTGCACCGACCAACCGCGCGCCGTGACGCGGCCTATCGCGGCGTCTGTGACACCACCCGCCGCAGGACATATTGATAGCTGCTTGCATCCGCAGGACATGTGGTGCCCGTTTCTGCCCCACAAACCGACTGCCGCTCGATCTCCAACACAGAGGTGACGCCGGGTCGATGCGTGAACCCCTTGATCGGATCGTAGAAATAGCTGCCATCGACGATCAGGCAGGTTTGCGGCGCGACCCCGACGCAATCGACCGTTTCAGGCCCGACCGTAACCGTCTGGATCACGCTTGGTGGCGTGTCCGCAGGCACGCAGCCAGCCAGAAACGGCATTGTGACGCTCGCCAGAATATACTTCATCATCCTTTCGCCTCCCCCCACGACTGCGCTTAGTCGACAACGCGCAGCGTCAGATTGATCCGACCACCCTGCGGCAAGAGCGTGCTGCTGGCAAACTTGATCCGGTCCACCCCGTGATAGGTCAATCGCGCATCTCCGCCCATCACGACCACATCCCCCGAACGCAGCCAGATCGATTCCGATCGGCCCCCACGTGTCCTGTTGCCGATCCGCAGCAGCCCTTCGTCGCCCAGCGAGACCGACAGAACGGGCCAGCTGAAATCGGCCTCGTCCCGGTCCTGATGCATGCCCATGCGCGCGCCTTCGCCATAATAATTGATCAAACAGCAATCCGGATCGCGCTCGACGCTCACCAGATCACGCCATAGCGCCAGCACATGATCGGGGATCGGCGGCCACGCCATGCCTTCGGGGTGCCGCTCTGCGTAGCGATACCCACTGCGATCCGCCACCCAACCATAACGCCCGGCCGACGTCATCCGCACGGTCATCGGCTTGCCATATGGCGTTTGCGGCGAGAAAACCGGCGCAGCCTGCACCACTTCGCGCAACGCTTTGACCATCGCCTCTTGCGCCGCGCGATCCAGCAGCCCCGGCAGAATACGAAAGCCGCGCAGATCAAGCTCTGGTGCCGTCATTTGAATGCCTCCCGCTCTGAATTCGCACGCTCTGCCCGATTTTAGTGCAAATCTATCATATCCCCCCTGCCACGACGCTTGCAGGGCGCAGGTGCGCTCCCTATATACGCCACGAAGCGCCGCCAGCACCAGCGCAGGCGGATCTCATAACCATCGGGGCCGGGATGCCGTAACGGGTCGGGCCTCGCATCATCGCCTGAAGAGAAAGGGATAAAATATGTCCAAAGTCATTGGTATTGACCTCGGAACCACAAATAGCTGCATCGCCATCATGGATGGCAGCCAAGCACGAGTCATCGAGAACGCCGAAGGCGCGCGCACAACGCCGTCGATCGTCGCCTTCACCGAGAGCGAACGCCTCGTCGGTCAGCCTGCAAAACGGCAGGCCGTGACCAACCCCGAAAACACCGTCTTTGGTGTCAAACGTCTGATCGGTCGCCGTGCGGACGATCCGTATCTGGCCAAAGACAAGAAAAACATGCCGTTCAACGTCATCGATGGTGGCAATGGCGACGCATGGGTCGAAGCACGCGGCGAGAAATACTCGCCCAGCCAGATTTCGGCATTCATCCTCGGCAAGATGAAAGAAACCGCAGAGAGCTATCTGGGCGAGGACGTGACCCAAGCCGTCATCACTGTGCCTGCCTATTTCAACGACGCCCAGCGTCAGGCGACCAAAGATGCTGGCAAAATCGCCGGTCTCGAAGTGCTGCGCATCATCAACGAGCCGACAGCGGCTGCGCTGGCCTATGGTCTGGACAAGCAGGAAACGCACACCATCGCGGTCTATGACCTTGGCGGCGGTACGTTCGACGTGACCATTCTGGAAATCGACGATGGCCTCTTCGAAGTGAAATCGACCAACGGCGACACGTTCCTCGGCGGTGAAGATTTCGACATGCGCATCGTCAACTATCTGGCCGATGCGTTCAAAAAGGAACACGGCGTCGATCTGACCAAGGACAAGATGGCCCTGCAGCGTCTGAAAGAGGCCGCGGAAAAAGCCAAGATCGAACTCAGCTCCTCCAGCCAGACCGAGATTAACCAACCCTTCATTTCGATGGGGTCGGATGGCTCGCCGCTGCACATGGTCATGAAACTGACCCGCGCCAAGCTGGAAAGCCTCGTGAACGATCTGATCAAGGCGTCGATCAAACCCTGCCAAGCGGCGCTCAAGGACGCGGGCATGTCAGCCAACGAGATCGACGAAGTCGTTCTGGTCGGCGGGATGACCCGGATGCCGAAGGTGATCGAAGAGGTCACGAAATTCTTTGGCAAAGAGCCGCACAAGGGTGTGAACCCGGATGAGGTCGTGGCGATGGGTGCCGCCATTCAGGCTGGCGTTCTGCAAGGCGACGTCAAGGATGTGGTCCTGCTTGACGTGACTCCGCTGAGCTTGGGAATCGAAACGCTGGGTGGTGTGTTCACCCGTCTGATCGATCGCAACACCACGATCCCGACCAACAAGGGTCAGGTCTTCTCAACCGCCGAGGACAACCAGAACGCCGTGACGATCCGGGTGTTCCAGGGCGAGCGTGAAATGGCTGCGGACAACAAGATGCTCGGCCAGTTCAATCTGGAGAACATCCCGCCCGCACCACGCGGCATGCCACAGATCGAAGTGACCTTTGACATCGACGCCAACGGCATCGTGTCGGTTCAGGCCAAAGACAAGGGCACCGGCAAAGAGCACAAGATCACCATTCAGGCATCGGGTGGCCTTAGCGATGAGGACATCGAACAGATGGTTCGCGACGCCGAGGAGAATGCCGAGGCCGACAAGGAACGCCGTGAACTGGTCGAGGCCAAGAATCAGGCCGAAAGCCTGATCAACTCGACCGAGAAGTCGATGGAAGAGCATTCCGACAAAGTGGATCCGACCACCATCGAAGCGATCGAGCTGGCCATTGTCGCACTCAAGGACGAACTGGAAACCGACAATACGGCCAAGATCAAGTCGGGCATCCAGAACGTAACCGAAGCTGCGATGAAACTGGGCGAGGCGATCTACAAGGCCAGCGCCGAAGAGGCCGAAGACGGACCGACCGCTGCCGATGAGGCCACCGGACCGGGCGATGACGATATCGTCGACGCCGACTTCGAGGACCTTGACGATAACAAACGCGGCTAAGCGCCTCGTAGAACCCAAACGGGGGTCGGGCCCAGTGCCCGGCCCCCGAACGGTTCGAGGAAAGGAGTTCTCGAATGGCCAAACGTGACTATTACGACGTACTCGGCATTTCCAAAGGTGCCTCGGCGGACGAGATCAAGAAAGCCTACCGGCAAAAGGCCAAGGCGCTACATCCCGACCGCAACAAGGATAATCCCGACTCCGAGAAACAGTTCAAGGAAGCGGGCGAGGCGTATGACGTCCTGAAAGATGCCGAGAAGAAAG from Roseovarius pelagicus includes the following:
- a CDS encoding alpha-ketoglutarate-dependent dioxygenase AlkB family protein; protein product: MTAPELDLRGFRILPGLLDRAAQEAMVKALREVVQAAPVFSPQTPYGKPMTVRMTSAGRYGWVADRSGYRYAERHPEGMAWPPIPDHVLALWRDLVSVERDPDCCLINYYGEGARMGMHQDRDEADFSWPVLSVSLGDEGLLRIGNRTRGGRSESIWLRSGDVVVMGGDARLTYHGVDRIKFASSTLLPQGGRINLTLRVVD
- the dnaK gene encoding molecular chaperone DnaK; translation: MSKVIGIDLGTTNSCIAIMDGSQARVIENAEGARTTPSIVAFTESERLVGQPAKRQAVTNPENTVFGVKRLIGRRADDPYLAKDKKNMPFNVIDGGNGDAWVEARGEKYSPSQISAFILGKMKETAESYLGEDVTQAVITVPAYFNDAQRQATKDAGKIAGLEVLRIINEPTAAALAYGLDKQETHTIAVYDLGGGTFDVTILEIDDGLFEVKSTNGDTFLGGEDFDMRIVNYLADAFKKEHGVDLTKDKMALQRLKEAAEKAKIELSSSSQTEINQPFISMGSDGSPLHMVMKLTRAKLESLVNDLIKASIKPCQAALKDAGMSANEIDEVVLVGGMTRMPKVIEEVTKFFGKEPHKGVNPDEVVAMGAAIQAGVLQGDVKDVVLLDVTPLSLGIETLGGVFTRLIDRNTTIPTNKGQVFSTAEDNQNAVTIRVFQGEREMAADNKMLGQFNLENIPPAPRGMPQIEVTFDIDANGIVSVQAKDKGTGKEHKITIQASGGLSDEDIEQMVRDAEENAEADKERRELVEAKNQAESLINSTEKSMEEHSDKVDPTTIEAIELAIVALKDELETDNTAKIKSGIQNVTEAAMKLGEAIYKASAEEAEDGPTAADEATGPGDDDIVDADFEDLDDNKRG